One segment of Kryptolebias marmoratus isolate JLee-2015 linkage group LG23, ASM164957v2, whole genome shotgun sequence DNA contains the following:
- the LOC108244167 gene encoding semaphorin-5B codes for MRLNVVVTMMTSGWAALSPCGLVLVISWSLCLSQQPNVKPADCSRKEHPVVSYQALRSWVSEFSHPGVKDFSQLAVDLSKNQLIVGARNFLFRLSLNNASLIQATKWAPDEDTKRSCQSKGKSEDECQNYIRVLLINGRTLFTCGTNAFTPVCITRQISNLSQALDTVNGVARCPYDPRHNSTAMVTQKGELYAATVIDFSGRDPVIYRSLGNVPPLRSAQYNSKWLNEPHFVSAYEIGRFAYFFLRETAVENDCGKMVFSRVARVCKNDVGGRFLLEDTWTTFMKARLNCSRSGEIPFYYNELQSTFHLPEQELIYGVFTTNVNSLSASAVCAFNLSSITLAFNGPFRYQENPRTAWLSAPNPIPNFQCGTLDEDGPGENLTERSLQDAQRLFLMSDVVQPVSVNPLLTQDNLRFSKLVVDIVQGQNALYHIMYISTEYGTILKALATTNKSLHGCYLEELRILPEGKTGTIKSLKILHNDRSLFVGLDDRLVKIPLERCSRYPAERECMEARDPYCGWDHKQKRCTTIEGSSNMNQWTQNITECPVRNLTQDGGFGPWAPWQPCNHDDGEGFFSSCVCRSRSCNGPVARCGGVECKGPTIQVANCSRNGGWTPWSSWGQCSSSCGIGFEVRQRSCNNPSPRHGGRICVGQGREERLCNEKKPCPLPMSWTAWSPWAHCSAECGGGVQSRARTCENRNSCPGCTTEFKVCNLESCPEVRRNTPWTPWMPVNMSQDGSRQEQRFRYTCRAPLHDPQQLQLGKKKLETRFCPNDGSGACQSDSLVENLIKTSGRTFSQPQGARWGSWETWSGCSQKCSRGFRTRKRSCSTPEGRTGPAACAGSPVEYQDCNVHLCPVDGGWSCWSAWSQCSSSCGGGHYQRTRTCSSPQPANGGDICIGLHTEEALCNTHPCEAWADWTDWGDCDEEGLQHRTRRCGDDQEAATNLCQGNLTQSRPCQPHEVPVILPEQDNQSCGTFTLFQLVAVGSASFFAAALLSGLAFSYCHHLNRPSAESAVIHPSTPNHLTYNKQGNATPKNEKYIPMEFKTLNKNNLHVNDETCNHFSSQLASSNMFTTTYYPPCVSKYDFHADSPCRSYMHS; via the exons ATGAGACTGAATGTGGTTGTAACTATGATGACGTCGGGGTGGGCGGCCCTCTCCCCTTGTGGACTCGTGCTGGTCATCAGCTGGTCCTTGTGTCTGTCTCAGCAGCCGAACGTCAAACCTGCGGACTGCAGCCGCAAGGAGCATCCAGTCGTCTCCTACCAAG cGCTGAGGTCATGGGTGTCTGAGTTTTCTCATCCAGGAGTGAAGGATTTCTCCCAGCTAGCCGTAGACCTGAGCAAAAATCAGCTCATTGTGGGAGCAAG GAACTTTCTCTTCCGACTGAGTTTAAACAATGCCTCGCTCATACAG gcAACTAAATGGGCACCCGATGAAGACACAAAACGCTCATGTCAGAGCAAAGGCAAATCTGAG GATGAATGTCAAAACTATATCCGTGTTTTGCTGATTAACGGGAGAACGCTCTTCACGTGTGGGACCAACGCTTTTACACCCGTCTGCATAACCAGGCAG ATTTCTAACCTCAGTCAAGCGTTGGACACGGTGAACGGCGTGGCCCGATGTCCCTACGACCCGCGTCACAACTCCACCGCCATGGTGACGCAGAAGGGCGAGCTATATGCTGCCACGGTGATTGATTTCTCCGGGCGCGACCCGGTCATCTACAGGAGTCTGGGGAACGTGCCGCCTCTACGATCTGCTCAGTACAACTCCAAGTGGCTCAACG AGCCTCATTTCGTGTCTGCGTATGAGATCGGCCGGTTTGCCTACTTCTTCCTGAGAGAAACCGCCGTCGAAAACGACTGCGGGAAGATGGTGTTCTCCCGGGTGGCGCGTGTTTGCAAGAACGACGTGGGCGGCCGTTTTCTTTTGGAGGACACCTGGACCACCTTCATGAAGGCCCGCCTCAACTGCTCACGCTCCGGGGAAATCCCGTTTTACTACAACGAGCTGCAGAGCACGTTCCACTTACCAGAGCAGGAACTCATTTACGGCGTCTTCACCACTAACGT GAACAGTTTATCAGCTTCTGCTGTTTGTGCCTTCAATCTGAGCTCCATCACCTTGGCCTTCAATGGACCCTTTCGCTACCAGGAGAACCCCCGCACTGCTTGGCTCTCCGCCCCAAACCCTATACCCAACTTTCAG TGTGGCACCCTGGATGAAGATGGCCCCGGGGAGAATCTGACAGAGCGCAGCCTTCAGGACGCGCAGCGGCTCTTCCTAATGAGCGACGTCGTCCAGCCGGTCTCCGTCAACCCTCTGCTCACCCAGGACAACCTGCGCTTCTCCAAGCTGGTGGTGGATATCGTGCAGGGCCAAAACGCTCTCTACCACATCATGTACATCAGCACCG AGTATGGCACTATCCTGAAGGCTCTCGCCACAACCAACAAGAGCCTTCATGGCTGCTacctggaggagctgaggatCCTCCCCGAGGGGAAAACGGGaacaataaaaagtctgaaaatccTCCACAACGACAGGTCACTGTTTGTGGGGCTCGATGACAGACTGGTGAAGATTCCATTAGAACGCTGCTCCAGATACCCAGCCGAACG AGAGTGCATGGAGGCTCGGGACCCTTACTGCGGCTGGGATCACAAACAGAAGCGCTGTACCACCATTGAAGGCAGCTCCAACATGAACCAGTGGACCCAGAACATCACTGAGTGCCCG GTGAGGAACCTGACGCAGGACGGCGGGTTTGGTCCGTGGGCACCGTGGCAACCTTGCAACCACGATGACGGCGAGGGGTTTTTCAGCAGCTGCGTGTGCCGGTCTCGCTCCTGCAACGGACCGGTGGCCAGATGTGGAGGAGTTGAATGCAAAGGGCCGACGATCCAAGTGGCAAACTGTTCCAG AAATGGTGGCTGGACTCCCTGGTCGTCCTGGGGtcagtgcagcagcagctgcggCATCGGGTTCGAGGTGAGGCAGCGGTCGTGCAACAACCCCTCCCCTCGCCACGGAGGTCGAATCTGCGTCGGCCAGGGCCGGGAGGAGAG GTTGTGCAACGAGAAGAAGCCCTGTCCCTTGCCCATGTCGTGGACAGCGTGGAGCCCCTGGGCTCACTGCAGCGCCGAATGTGGAGGAGGGGTCCAGTCCAGGGCCAGAACCTGTGAGAACAGGAACAGCTGCCCGGGCTGTACGACG gagtTTAAGGTCTGTAACCTGGAGAGTTGCCCCGAGGTGCGCCGCAACACCCCCTGGACGCCCTGGATGCCAGTCAATATGAGTCAAGACGGCTCCCGGCAGGAGCAGAGGTTCAGGTACACTTGTCGGGCACCGCTGCACGAcccccagcagctgcagctggggaagAAGAAACTGGAGACCCGTTTCTGTCCAAACGATGGATCCGGAGCTTGTCAAAGTGACT CTTTGGTTGAAAATCTGATTAAGACCAGCGGCAGAACTTTTTCCCAGCCTCAAGGAGCCCGGTGGGGATCCTGGGAAACGTGGTCCGGCTGTTCCCAGAAGTGTTCCCGAGGCTTTCGAACCAGGAAACGGAGCTGCTCTACGCCAGAGGGCAGGACCGGCCCCGCGGCCTGTGCGGGATCCCCGGTGGAGTACCAGGACTGTAACGTTCATCTCTGCCCAG TGGACGGAGGCTGGTCGTGCTGGTCTGCCTGGTCCCAGTGCTCGTCCAGCTGTGGAGGCGGGCACTACCAGCGGACCCGGACGTGCAGCAGCCCGCAGCCTGCGAACGGAGGAGACATCTGTATCGGCCTGCATACAGAGGAGGCCCTCTGTAATACACATCCATGTGAAG CTTGGGCTGATTGGACGGACTGGGGAGACTGCGATGAGGAAGGTCTGCAGCATCGCACTCGTCGCTGCGGGGACGACCAGGAAGCCGCAACCAACCTCTGTCAGGGCAACCTGACTCAGTCCAGACCCTGCCAGCCTCACGAGGTGCCAG TTATTTTACCCGAGCAGGACAACCAGAGCTGTGGAA CCTTCACTTTGTTCCAGCTGGTGGCTGTGGGCTCAGCCAGCTTCTTTGCTGCGGCTCTCCTCTCCGGGCTGGCTTTCTCTTACTGCCACCACCTGAACCGCCCGTCGGCGGAATCAGCGGTCATCCACCCCAGCACCCCCAACCACCTCACCTACAACAAGCAGGGCAACGCCACACCAAAGAACGAGAAATACATCCCCATGGAGTTTAAG ACGCTCAACAAGAACAACCTCCACGTGAATGACGAGACGTGCAACCACTTCTCCTCCCAGCTGGCCTCCAGCAACATGTTCACCACCACCTACTATCCTCCCTGCGTGAGCAAGTACGACTTCCATGCCGACTCCCCATGCAGGTCCTACATGCACAGCTGA